The Solirubrobacter pauli sequence CACCTGCCGCTCGAGCGCACGGTCGAGCTCGGCGTGCAGCGTGTCCCGCACCACCCAGTACGCGAGCGCGGAGCCGACCACGACGACGAAGGCCACCGCGGCCCCGCAGGAGAGGACGAGCCGGCGCCGGAAGCTCACGGCTCGCGCAGCACGTAGCCGACGCCGCGCACCGTCTGGATGAGCCGGGGCTCGCCGAGCTTGCGGCGCAGGTAGCCGACGTAGACCTCGAGCGAGTTCGAGCTGGGCCCGAAGTCGTAGCCCCACACCTGCTCGAAGATCTGCGTCCGGGTGAGCACCTGGCGCGGGTGGCGCAGCAGCAGCTCGAGCAGCAGGTACTCGGTGCGGGTGAGCTCGATCGGCACGCCCTTGCGCGTGACCGTGTGGCCGGCGGGGTCGAGCTTGAGGTCCGCGTATCGCAGGATCTCGGCGTTGGGCGCACCGGTGCGCCGCAGCAGCGCACGCAGCCGCGCGCCCAGCTCCTCGAGCGCGAACGGCTTGATCAGGTAGTCGTCGGCGCCGGCGTCGAGGCCCGCGACGCGGTCGGGCACGGCGTCCCGCGCGGTGAGCATCAGCACCGGCGTGTGGTCCCCGGCGGCGCGGAGCCGTCGGCACACCTCGAGCCCGTTCGGCTCGGGCATCAGCACGTCCAGCACGATCGCGTCCGGCGGCTGGTCGGCGAGCGCGTCGAGCGCCTGGCGGCCGTCGGCGGCGACCTGCACCTTGTAGCCGTCCATCCGGAGCGCGCGGTCCAGCGCGTCTCGCACGGAGGGCTCGTCGTCCACTACGAGGATGCGCACATGCGCATCCTCAGCGGTCTAGCTGAGAACTGCGTAAGAGCGGGGCGCTAGGGCTCTACGACCAGGGGTCGAGCGGGAAGCGCGAGGGGAAGCCGGTCTCGGCGGTGTGCCAGTGCGCGACCTCCTGCTCGTCGACCTGCCAGGACAGGTAGACCTCGCGGCCCTCGCGCAGCGCCGGGAAGTCGATCAGGCCCGCCTCCAGGTCACGCACCAGCAGGTCCAGCTCCTCGAGGTGCTCGAAGCCGAGCGTCGCAGCCACGGCGGCGTACGCGCGTTCGCGCCCCGGGTACGCACCGCCGACCGCGTCGGCGAGCGTGGCGAAGCCCGTGTCGAAGCCCTCGTCCTGGAGCACGCGCTTCGCCTCTTGCAGGCGGCGAACCGTCGCGCGCACCTCAGGGAGGAGGGCGTTGGCCTGTGCGGCTGTGTAGTGACGTTGGTGCAGCATCTCTCTCGGCTCTCGGGATACCCGTTCTTCACATCGGCAGACGCGGGTGTGAAAAGAACTACGCAAAGGTCGAGGACACCGATCAAGGGTTGGGCTAAAGCTCGAACTGCTCGTCGCCGGCCGCCAGGACGACGCGTTCGCCGACGCGCGCGGCGAACGTGATCGGGGTGTCCGGGTCGCTCGTGGCGAACTCCACGCTCGCGACCGTGCGGCCGCCGAACGCCGTGGCCAGGGCGAGAACGGCGTCCGCGAGGTGCGCGATCGCTCCCAGCGGCGCTTCGATCTCGCCCGTCTGCACGTCGATGCTGATCGCGGTCGGCGGCGTCGGCCGGACGTCGGGCAAAGGCCTTGCGGACGCCTCGATCACGGTGCTGCTCGACACGGCGGTCACCTCGTCGCCCTCGGTGATCTCGGCGTCGAGCCACTCGTCGACCTCGACCATCGTGGGCTCGCCACCGGGCCGGTCGAGGATGAGCACGGTGCTCTGCGCCTCGGCGGCCTGCGTGAACGCGCGTGCCGTGGCGATCGCGCTCAGGACCTCGTCGGTCACGCCGACGCTCCCGCCTTACGCGCCTCGATCTCGTGCGGGTTGTTCGCGTAGCCCTGCGTCACGTAGCTCAGCCACATCCGCAGGCGGTGGTCCTGGTCCTGCCAGACGTGGCACAGCTCGTGCGCGATCAGGCGCGGCGAGCACTGGTCGAGCGGGCGCTTGATCAGGATCAGCGGGCCCATGTTGTACCCGTGGAAGCGCCGGAACCAGGGCAGCTTGAACAGCCGCGGGGTGTGCAGGATCCGCACGCGGTCGAGCCGAACCGGCTCCGGATAGAACCGCAGCGCGTCGAGCGTCGCCTTGGCCCGCTCGAGCGCCGCGCGTTCCTCCGGCGTGCGCCTGAAGCTCACGGCTCGATCAACGGCGCGATGTACGCCGCCAGCAGCTCCTCCGCGAGCGTGTCGGGGTCGGTCGGCACCGCCGCCTGGCGCGCCGCGGCGTGCCGCGCGGCGTCGAGCAGCACGCCCGCGCCGACCCGGTCGGCGTAGTGCACGAGCTTCTCGGCCGCGGCGGTCGCGGTGGCGTCATGGCCGGTGGCGTGCTTGATCGCGCCGCGCAGCTCGTCCTCCGCGGGCGCCTTGACCTCGATCACGGCGAACCGCCGCAGGATCGCCGCGCGCGGCGGCGCCTCGCCGTTCCACGTCGCGATCAGCCGCCAGTCGTCGGCGGGCGTGGCCTCGCCCGTCGCGAACGTCACGGGCACGCCCGCCAGGAACGAGCTCAGCGGCGCGTACGTGGCCTGGGGGTCCGCCTGGTCGAGCTCGTCGACGATCACCCACCGCCCCTGCGCCGCCGCCTCGGGGATCAGCTCACGCGGGTCGCCGGTGACGATCGTCGCGCCCCGGGCCTTCCCTTCCTGCGCCGCCGCCCGCGCGACCGCCATCGCGAGCGCGGTCTTCCCCGCCCCGGACACCCCGGTGAGGAGCACGTGCTTCCCGGCGCTCAGCGCGGCGGCGACGTTCGCGTAGACACCGGGCGGCAACCGCAGCCCGGCGGCGATCGCGGCCGCGCGAATGGTCGCCGCGTCGACGAACACGTCCCGCGGCGCCGCGGGCGGCGCCGGCGTGGCGAGCGCGGGAGGCGGCGAAGACTCGACGCCCGCGGCCACGGGCGGCGGGGACGACTCGACCACCGGCTCGCTCGGCGCGGACTCGGGCGGCGACGACGACTCAGCGACCGGCGCGGGCTCCTCCGGCACGGCCACAGGCGGCGCCGACGACTCAGCGACCGGCGCGGGCTCGTCCGGCACCGCCACAGGCGGCGCCGACGACTCAACGACCGGCGCGGGCTCCTCCGGCACGGCCACAGGCGGCGCCGACGACTCAACGACCGGCGCGGGCTCCTCCGGCACGGCCACAGGCGGCGCCGACGACTCAACGACCGGCGCGGGCTCCTCCGGCACGGCCACAGGCGGCGCCGACGACTCAACGACCGGCGCGGGCTCCTCCGGCACGGCCACAGGCGGCGCCGACGACTCAGCGACCGGCGCGGGCTCCCCCGGCTCGACCACGGGCGGCGGCGACGACTCCTCCGGCTCGACCACAGACTCGCTCGGAGCGACCACGGGCGGCGACGACGCCTCCGGCTCGACCGCGGGCTCGCTCGGCTCGACCAGCGGCTCGGTGGCGTCCGTGGCCGGGGATGACGTGGCGCCGGTGGACGACTCGACCGGGGGCGTCCCGTTCGTGGGCGGCGCGGCCAGCGGCTCGCCCGACTCCACCGCGGGCGCGGACGAGGCCGGCGGCGCGCTCGTCGGCGGCGGCGCGGACTCCGCCGGCTCGGCCGTGGGCGGGGCCACGCTGGCCGAGGAGCTCACGCGCGGCTGGATCTGGGTGGCGCGCGCGGGCGGAGCCGAGCTCGCGAGCGGGTCGCCCGGGGTCAGGCCCGAGTGGTGGCGGCGGCCGCCCGCGAAGGGCAGGAGCGGGTCGGCGCCCGCGGGGTTCGGGTCGGCGGGGAGGTTCGGCGAGGACTTCGGCCGCGGGACGACCGGCGGACGGACGCCGTGGCTGCCTTCGACGCCGCCGGTCGCGGACGAGATGACGGTGCGGTACGGGGAGCTCTCGACATCCGGCGGCGGGGTGTGCGCCGGGGACGACTGGGGCGCGGCGGGCGCCGGCTCCGCCTGCGACGGCGGCGCGGCCGGCTTGGAGAACTCCTGCTGTGCGGCGAGGCGGACGGCTTCGGCGCCGCCCGGGTTGAGCTGGGCCGCGATGTCCCCGAGCGACATGTGGACGGGCAGCGTGAGCTCCGCGCGGACCTGCTCGCCCGTGGGCGTGAGGCGGTGGTTGGCGTCGATCAGCTCGAGGTCGGCCAGCAGGGTCAGGTGGCGCTCGCCCTGGATCAGCAGCGTGTTCTCGTTGTCCCAGCCGGCCCGGCCGAGGTAGGCCATCGAGCGGCCGAAGTCCATCGTCGCGACGCGCGTCCCGGCGGGCACGGACGACAGCAGCGAGAGGCCGATCGCGAGGCCGTGGAAGATCGAGTCGGTCATGTGCCGCTCGCGCAGCTGGCGGCGCAGCCACTCGGCCTGCTGGGAGGAGATGTCGTAGGGCGCGGCCGGGTCGCCGGACCGGACGTAGCGCTTGCCGATGTCGGTCAGCTCTACGACCCCGCGGTCCTCCTTGACGAGCCCCGCCAGGCGTCCGAACGAGATGAAGTGGCGCATCCGGCCGAGCGCGTTCTCGAGACCGGGCGGGAAGAGCTCGTCGAGGTTGAACTCGGTGACGAACTCGTCCGTCCGCAGCCGTCCGCGCTGCTCGATCGCGCGCAGGAGGCCGTGGGCGTCGCCAAGACGGGTCGCGGGGATAGGGCGCATTCGCCAGACCCTAGCCAGGCTGGGCGGCGCGCGCGAGGCCTGCGCGCGCGCCTGCAAGCCCGTCTACGACTCGTCGGAGGCCGGCCCGGGCTTGGCCTCGGGCTTGGCGATCGCCGGTGAGGTCTGCCCCGGCGCGGCCTTCGTGACCGGGTTCTCGACCGCGGACCGGACCGGCGCCTTCTTCGCCGCCGCCGGCTTCTTCTTGGCCGCCGCGGGCTTCTTCTTGGCCTCGAGCTCCGGCGGCAGCAGCGGCGTCGTGCCCGACGTCTTGGGCTCGGCCGACGAGCCACCCTTCGCCGTGCCGGGGTACGCCCCGGCCTTCGCGGCCGCCTTGGCCGTCGCGGGCGGAGCGGGCTTCTTCGCCGCCGGCTTCTTGCTCGGGGCGGGCTTCTTGGCCGTCGCCGGCAGCGCCGGGGACGCCGGCGCGGGCTTCTTGGCCGCCGGCTGCTTGGGCGGCTCGGGCTTGAGCGCCGCGACCTTCTTCGCCGCCGCCGGCTTCTTCGCCACCGGCTTCTTCACGACCGGCTTCGCGGCCGCGGGCTTGGTCTTCGCGCGTGGCGCCGGCTTCGTCGTGCCGGTCGGGACGGCGGCCTCGGTCGGCGTGGCCGCGGCGGCGTTCGCCGTCGCCACGGGCTCGGTGTTCGGCCCCGCCTTGGCGACGGCGCCCCGGCCCGAAGGCTTCGGCTTCGCCGCTCTGGCCTTGGGCTTGGCCTTGCGCGCGGTGGCGGACTTGGGCG is a genomic window containing:
- a CDS encoding response regulator transcription factor, with protein sequence MRILVVDDEPSVRDALDRALRMDGYKVQVAADGRQALDALADQPPDAIVLDVLMPEPNGLEVCRRLRAAGDHTPVLMLTARDAVPDRVAGLDAGADDYLIKPFALEELGARLRALLRRTGAPNAEILRYADLKLDPAGHTVTRKGVPIELTRTEYLLLELLLRHPRQVLTRTQIFEQVWGYDFGPSSNSLEVYVGYLRRKLGEPRLIQTVRGVGYVLREP
- a CDS encoding DUF2203 domain-containing protein, with product MLHQRHYTAAQANALLPEVRATVRRLQEAKRVLQDEGFDTGFATLADAVGGAYPGRERAYAAVAATLGFEHLEELDLLVRDLEAGLIDFPALREGREVYLSWQVDEQEVAHWHTAETGFPSRFPLDPWS